The nucleotide sequence tgactgcgtcattgtgtcagataggtaaaaacggagaatggcaatcgatgcgtacctactaactgtacccaaaacgatcataacctcatttttgaaaaatttggagaattctggttttgactctAAAGTACTCATATTTCGTGCATTCAAGAATTCACACTGCAATTTATTAAGATAAATATAGGTACAAGGCAATGAATTGTATAtgtgcgtaattttttttcacttacacTCGATCGAGGTCGTTCCCATTAAGTTCAGAAATGTTCTTATTATTCCAACACTTTGTAAATGTCTTCTAGgcatctgaaaaaatattgagatgAGAAATTATCTAATTCATCTATGTGTTTTCTTTATTCACGTcttgttttccaaaaaagggagggaacatttgaaaatttgggcaattttggctAAACTATTGATACTAGGTACTACTGTAGTGAATAATTCAATTGTTCAAGTCGTATCTGGACTATAGTATGCACTTTTTGTTCACTATATTATACTATAAAACACTGGTACTTACGATTTTTTCggttatattttttctcaatcgtACAGTTAATTACTCGAGTAGTCACTTTTCTCGACTTCGgcgtaatatttcaattcaaaacagCACAATATCCACACTaggtatttcgaaaattttctagtCATCTTTGCCAAtggcgagttttcaattttcattcttcaCTACAACGACGAGTTGACGAAATAGCAAAACGATAAAAAGTACACGACTTTGCATCAACGATATGAGctatatttaggtacctagacctacctatgtatagtaTGTACGTAGTATTTGTTCTGGGGTGATGAAATGAAAGTGAAATAGCCAAGTAGGTttcgtttcatcatttttataagaattttttgGTCTCATTTTTCCCAGAATTGCCTCGTAGTGTGGGTGATACAATTGTACTGAGAGTGTCCAAGAATAAGGGGTTTATCAGCCGAAACGGGAACAAAATTTCCCggagtaaaaataattgaaaaatggaataacaatcgaaaaaatgcgcttttgaatttttgttttgatgaaaaatgaaagattctTTCGTGTTTAATTGAAACAGTTACTCAAACGTCcatttttttacatgattattCAATATTCTAATTTGCCAGCAGgaaattttctcttctttttgaTAGGTAACATTAAAATCCGTTATTCCTGGACATCCGGTGTCACCACTCCCTAGTTTGaagtttgattattttattatcaAACGCAATCAATCTAATCTTAGAAATGCAGTCTTTTTCTCCTAGTCTAAGCAAATCCGCATTTAAAGGGCATGGCAAAATAAATTAGATGCATAAACGTGCAAAATGaaggaactttttcaaataggAAAGTTTTCCCTCATTTACCAACTGAACCGGAAATTTTTATGATTGGATAATtagatcagaatttttcaatttttattttgggaaggagaaaaaaatttactaatttgagttatttaataaaaaaaaaaaaaatgaaaagggaAGAAAgggacagaaaaaaaatttaaaaaaataaaaatggcttttcatttttttgaacagtaGGGTTGAAATAAGagagaaaatattttaagtGATTTTTGGTTCAAGATATTTGTTACAAGAACACGAATTTTCGGGGTTagtatttattatttatcattcgatttttcatttaggAAATTATcaagttggttgaaaattgataagGGTTTTAGCTTggatgaaatggaaatttcgtaaatttactcatattttggtgaatcattcgcgaacgaattgattcgtataagtgactcgttcacgaacgaatctattcatttgctcaatttataGTGAATCACTTACTcacgaattgaataataattcttggtgaatcattcgcgaacgaatcgattcatttacccaatttttgatgaattattcgcgaacgaattgatttgtataagtgactcgttcacgaacgaatcgattaatttactcaatttttggtgaatccttcacgaacgaattgaatgattctTGGTTAATCATTTGCGAatacttaaataaaaaaaaattgacattttttgctagaaggcgtggaaattaatttggacacctaaaaatcgagttttggctTAATCTgcttaaatgtggataaatccTTCCAAGTTTAAATATCAGATCGAAGATAAGCCACACCtgccacaactcaatttttagcttcccaaaatgattttcacacCGTCTGGAGAAATCTGAAATCGTGCAGGAGGCCTCACCGCCTCAGAATGGCCTGAACtgatgaaattcagtttgagGAGGTTGAAATTCTGGACTAATTTCCATAATTCTTACCAAATATGTAGGtttaattactaaaaaaaaattaaaaatgtacgtaatttgccaaaaatagacaattttcaaaaatttgtcaaaaatcgaaaaatcaattcaagttttccaacaaaaaaagcCAAAGAATCTGGCCACATGAACTTTAGCACGTACACctactaaaaattcatttgtacagattttatgattttttttttttgaaaaattggaatctcCAGAAAGTGTCTGGAGAATCCACAACGACTTGAAATCGCCTCCATTTAAGTCAGCATGTTGGAATCAGGATGCagagtaaaatttcaactttccaactgggtaaaattttgtgagaatttgaagattcaaaaatttgcttcaggctccagaactgataaaaacggttcgaaacagttGCCAATCGGTTTGGCTGGTCAAAAATACGGAATATCCTGAATTTCAGCAACTTTCTggttcatttggtaaaatgttgatttttttttcatttttagtccaaattttgattttttttgcttatttttattcaaaattccgtttaaaacgtgttttgaACAACGAATCGATGAGCtgtttttaatatgtatttgtttaaaataaaaacaaaaaaacgtttttgttttgtttttttttcaacactgctTGATGAtctcattttttccagaattccCTCGTAGTGTGGGTGATGACACACCCCTCCCTAGTTTGTTTATTATCAAAAGCAATCGAACTGATCTTAAAATGTAGTCTTTTCCTCCTAGTCTCAGTAAATCCGCATTTAAAGGGTTTGGCAAGATAAACTGGTTGCCTAAATATGCAAAATGaaggaactttttcaaatagaaaagtTTCCTTTATTTTCCACCTaaactagaaattttcatgattGTATTTTtagatcagaatttttcaatttctattttgagaaggagaaaacaaaaaaaaaaggatttcaattttttgaacagcaGGGttaaaataagagaaaaaaatttcaagtgatttttggtTCAAGATATTTGTTATAAGAACGCTTGGGGttaatacatatttatttttagatttttcatttaGGAAATTATCAcgttggttgaaaattgaatcaatttcagttttccaaccaaaaaaaatgccatagaaTCTACCCACATGAACTTTAGCACGTTTGCTTGCGAttggtacgtctacgtaccaactaaaaattcatttggacagattttatgcactttttttttgaaaaattggaatctccagaagttttgattttatgtaaaaatttaccaaggatcaaaaaatttactgtaggatctgaaattttggctaatgatatattttttcatgttctttcCATCTAGGTTTTACTCAGCTTGCCTGTAATTCAACATTCTAGAATGatgtaattttattcgaaaGTATACGTaatcgagattttttgatttttagttcaaaatacTTGCAATTTTCATCAGGCAAGGCACTCACTAGAAAGGTGGGGAACTACTGATCACTTACTTGATTGGCGCAAGGAAGATTATGGCTACCTACTtagtaatttttcttcttgGTTCTTCCCATAAATGAGCAGATTTATTGCTGACGTTTTTATCCTTCCGTCTCTGGAAAATAAGCGGATTAATCCTTTACATGTTCTATTTACGCTAATTAtggaaaaagaaagaagaaagaatgaagagggaagaataaaaaaaaatgtatgtacataacAAGAACTACTGTCCATAATTAgaaagaaaagaataaaataataataataaaacaaaataacgaAGCAAGAACAACAAAGAGACAATACAGCATCAAATAAAAGATATAAACTCCgataaagaaaataataattaaagaCCTACTAATCCTAGAGTCGAGTGATGTATGTATTACCGTTGATAGGAAGGAAAAGTGCGTATggaagaaaattatgaaaaattggaaaaaaggaaGGGAGAGGAACGAAATATGTTGGGGGGAAAATGTTGGTTTCTCTTCATTGGACTGATCACTCGAATTGGTGTTTTCTTCACAACCAATCAGTCCTTTGGGTTGAAGCCAATTGCGATCACATGGTTTGTAAAGAAAAATCAGTAAGTCAAAATATTCAGCTGTACTGCTCGTCAGGGAAATTATCATCATATTCATGGCAATGTCTTCACAGCCATGTACATTCCCCATATGACCATATTGGGAATCTTCATCTTGTGAGATTTGGTCCGGAACCACAACCATTTTGGATCCGGTTCAACCTTAAGGGAAactatttattcaaaaaaagaagaaacaaacATATGATTAATTTAACTTCATAATATATACTATGTTATATTTCGTGCATTCAAGAATTCACACtgcaatttattaaaattaatataggtacttacctacaagAGCAATgaattgtataggtaggtatgtaatttttgcACTTACTCTTGGTCGTTCCCATTAGGTgtagaaattcatcaaaaatttgttccgGAGATTCGCTCCTTAATTGGGGATGTTCCGAATTTGGATCCGGTTCAGGAAGTTTAACGGAAACTATATTTATATTCacaaaaagaagaaacaaaCATAATTATTACGATTAATTTAACTTCATATAAATGTTATATGTATTTCGTGCATTCAAGAATTCACACTGCAGATTTATTTCGATAAATATAGGTACAAGAACAATGAATTCatgaattgtaaatttaatttttgcactTACTCTTATATTCGAGCGTTCCAAATATGTCTGtatatgatttaaatttttcaaaatttcgtttcaGTCCTTCAagcatctgaaaaaatattgagatgAGAAATTATctaagtaattaaattattcatctctgtgtttttttaattcacgttttgttttccaaaaaagggGGGAACATTTCAAgatttgggcaattttggctAAACTATTGGTAGGTACTAATACTGTAGTCCATGTTTCGATTTACGAGTTCGAATATGAATAATTTAGTTCAACTCGTATCTGGACTGTGGTATGCACTTTCTGTTCACTAAATTATATAAAACACTTGTAGGTACTTACGATTTTTTCAgctatattttttctcaatcaaaCAGTTAAATTACTCGAGTACCTAGTCACTTTTCTTGATTTCGgagtgaaattttaatattcaaagCCGCACACTATCCACactatttcgaaattttctactGGCACTATACACGACTTTGCATGAACGATTTGCTATCTGTGTATGTAGtgtactacctagtacctacgtaggtagtaggtatgaTGAAATAACCAAATAGGTTTCTAGAAGGTTtcgttttatcattttgatAAGGATTTTGTGGTCTTTTTTCCGGAATTGTCTCGTCACTCGTAGTGTGGGTGATAACATACCACTCTCTAtagtttttgtttattttcaaatgccATCAATCCTTCTCTTGAAATGTAGTCTTTTGCTCCTAGTCTCAGCAAATCTGCAATTAAAGGGTTTGGCAGCATAAACTGGTTGTCTAAATGTGCAGAATGaaggaactttttcaaatagaaaagtTTTCCCTCATTTTCCAACTAAACCGGAAATTTTTATGATTGGATATTtagatcagaatttttcaaatttttattttgagaaggagaaaaaaaattctaatttgagttatttaataaaaaaaaaaaaaaaatgaaaagggaAGAAAGGGtcagaaaacaaacaaaaaaataaaaatggcttttcatttttgaacagcagggttacctacttaaaataagagaaaaaaattctaagtgATTTTCGGTTCAAGATATTTGTTACAAAGAACGCGAATTTTCGGggttaatattaatttttaattttttcatttaggaAATTATCACGTTGgttgatttttcgatgaaatggaaatttcgtcgattgagttttttcttttcttcgcgacactttaaaaaaaaatcctacttaaGCCCCATTGTATGAGTGAAAAGAATTCTCTCCACTGAACTATTTATTAAAAACTAAATTGAGAACTTATAGATCTCCTGCACACCCcaattaaacaattttgaaaatcaaaatcacatcTTTTCTGACATTTCAATTCAACTCAAAAACCCAACAGAAGCTTTTGTGACACTAAATACTAAAGCAATTTTTACGAGTTTGATAGTAGGTTATTGGAACATATGCAACTAGAATAAACAATCGAACAACAAACAAAAGcgaggaaaaatttggaatttcccaATCCCAAGTTATAAAAACAAAACGTACGTTTGtctaacaatttttcatttcaaaaaatgacatgtCTTTTTAagacaaaattgtaaaaaaagaaaactagaTAGAAAAATTAATCTGCGTATGACGgattaataattgaaatttacagTTAATGTatataggtctaggtataggtataggtctaGTGATATCAATTCAATCCCATTCCTCGTTCGTAATTATTTTGCAACCAATTTTGTACAGTCGTACGTTCGTTTTGAAGCTCTCTGGATCTTCTGTAATTTAGccaatgtacattttttttagaacaattctttttttgaaattcataatATATATTTAAATATGTAAAAGCTATCCTAGGGtatcaattcaaaattaattaaattaagtaTTACCGTACCTATTATtactaagtaagtacctacatatattagAAACAGTGGCCATTCATTCAGAATGATAAGCACTTTGTACCGAAAATGataacgaaaaaacaaaagaaaattcgaGTTAGCGAGTAgatttaacaaaattaatattttgctCGAGTATTCTCTATATTTTTAGACGACGACGAGAAAtaaaaggaacatttttagaatGCGAGGctcatgaaaaaatatctaacaAACAGTTAATATCTCATCCTAATTATTAATTACTAAGATTCTCATAACACTATTCCTCCTCTTCCTCACTCCACCCTCCCCTGAACGAACTCTCCTCTTCCTCTGCAGGCCAATCTCCACAGCACGAATCATTCTCTAAACTTCCTCTGAACGAACCCTCCTCTTCCTCCGCAGGCCAATCTTCCCAGGACGAATCATCCTCTAAATCCTCCCTGAACGAACGCTCCTCTTCCTCTACAGGCCAATCTTCACGGGACGAATCATCTTCTAAACTTCCCCTGAACGAACCATCCTCTTCCTCTGCAGGCCAATCTTCCCAGGACAAATCTTCCTCTAAACTTCCCCTGAACGAACCCTCCTCTTCCTCTGCAGGCCAATCTCCCCCGTACGAATTATCTTCTAAACTTCCCCTGAACAAACCCTCCTCTTCCTCTGCAGACCAATCACCCCAAGACGAATCAACCTCTGTTCTCGATTCTTCCCTGAACCGATGATCGTCTTCCTCTGCAGGCCAATCTCCCCAGGACGAATTCTCCTCCACATCGTTTTGTTCTCCGTACTGTGATCGAATTCGAGTTATCTGCAATCGGGTCTGTAAATCTGATATCATTTTTAGATGCCTCTTCACTTGATTTTCTAGTTCTATGTTCCTATTCCTATAAGTGTTTGAAATAGATGCCAGATTTTTCACTTTACTTatatatctaggtacctacaaattacACGTAGTTCAGATACCTAGATTTTACCTTAAATCGTTGTTAATGATGTTCGCTGTGGCACTGTTCTCTTCACTTTCTTCCAGCATTCGATTTTTCATatccaattcatttttcaggCTGATTTCGGTCTCTAAGAGAAATTGTACCTGTTTCCCCAATTCTGTGTTGTTGGTcctgtaatttaaaaatttttaatgtttttgaaacACAATTCTAGTTATTGTGTAACTTGAACGTTTGTAAAAacttcgatttattttttaaagatagGTATATAGTTTagccattttcatttcatattttattaagCAAGTAACTACTTACctcaattcttcatttttctgaattgCAGTTGCAGCTGCATTTGCACAGTCTTCTTCCATCTCTCGTAATTGTATACTTTTCACAGTCAGTTCTTCTCGCAAATGAGTTGCTGTATTCGAAAGCTCTCTCGCACGAGCTTTTAAATTGACATTACATTCCCTTGAAACACATTAATATGTAAATTAAACACTTCTACGGGTGCTAGATAACTCCAATTTATTTGGTAGACAGTCCACCCATCGTAATTTCATATCTTGTtacctcaatttttcattcgcttCAGTTGCAGTTTGGAGTGCATTAGCACAATTTTCTTCCATATCTCGCAATAGTACACTTTTATTTGTCAATTCATCTCTTAGATGTTTTGCTGTATTCGAAAGCTCTCGTATACGAGTTTCTAACTCAACATTACGTTCCCTGTTGAAATTTAATCATGTATTTTAAATAGTAAGTACTCTTTTACGAACTGCAATTTATTAATCGTTAGGTActcataggtattttattaattaggtacctcaaactttcattttcctgaATTGCAGTTTCAACTGCATTAGCACAGTCTTCCTCCATGCCTCGTAATTCTATTGCGGTATTCGAAAGCTCTTGGACACGagctttcaattttatattatttttcctGTTGAAAACACGTAAATTTGTATATTAACTTGAACACTTAAGTATTAGCTATACTCCAATTTATTAATTGAAAGGTAGTTTAATCTTTTTATAGATACTTA is from Planococcus citri chromosome 1, ihPlaCitr1.1, whole genome shotgun sequence and encodes:
- the LOC135848342 gene encoding E3 ubiquitin-protein ligase TRAIP-like isoform X2, whose translation is MNIICTICQSSVDESSISTTTCGHIFHYHCILQWTDTSKTCPECRQELNDSNTSIIKLNLHVDEAATDSNKKIITELKRKLGDLQNTIASLKVECSELKKIKAELKARGRELSNTASDLRDELAIKSVQLQQLEEGANEAEIATQENKELEKNNIKLKARVQELSNTAIELRGMEEDCANAVETAIQENESLRERNVELETRIRELSNTAKHLRDELTNKSVLLRDMEENCANALQTATEANEKLRECNVNLKARARELSNTATHLREELTVKSIQLREMEEDCANAAATAIQKNEELRTNNTELGKQVQFLLETEISLKNELDMKNRMLEESEENSATANIINNDLRRSRELQNERTTVQNWLQNNYERGMGLN
- the LOC135848342 gene encoding E3 ubiquitin-protein ligase TRAIP-like isoform X1 — its product is MNIICTICQSSVDESSISTTTCGHIFHYHCILQWTDTSKTCPECRQELNDSNTSIIKLNLHVDEAATDSNKKIITELKRKLGDLQNTIASLKVECSELKKIKAELKARGRELSNTASDLRDELAIKSVQLQQLEEGANEAEIATQENKELEKNNIKLKARVQELSNTAIELRGMEEDCANAVETAIQENESLRERNVELETRIRELSNTAKHLRDELTNKSVLLRDMEENCANALQTATEANEKLRECNVNLKARARELSNTATHLREELTVKSIQLREMEEDCANAAATAIQKNEELRTNNTELGKQVQFLLETEISLKNELDMKNRMLEESEENSATANIINNDLRNRNIELENQVKRHLKMISDLQTRLQITRIRSQYGEQNDVEENSSWGDWPAEEDDHRFREESRTEVDSSWGDWSAEEEEGLFRGSLEDNSYGGDWPAEEEEGSFRGSLEEDLSWEDWPAEEEDGSFRGSLEDDSSREDWPVEEEERSFREDLEDDSSWEDWPAEEEEGSFRGSLENDSCCGDWPAEEEESSFRGGWSEEEEE